TAAGAAATGAGCTGATTCATCTCCTTTTGAGATGCATTTGCTATCTCATTGAACTGCATTACATTGTAAGGTTTCCCTGTAGTTATTGTCCATTCCATCTACAAGAACAATAAGaataatttggttttatttgtgtatttttgtttagaTCAATAAACCTTTACCTTTTTCATACCAGTGTTTCTGTGCGTGCTCTTTATGGGACAAATATAGCTTCCATTCATGAATTTTTAGTTGTATGAATTTTTTGGcacgatatatatatatagtgggtTAAATGCAGCTGGAGtgcagggagggagagagaggggggggggggggacttggACCTGATATTTCCTGAAATCTAAATGCTTAACATTTTCACAGACACAATCGATAACGTCAGGTTCTTACACTGTAGAGactctgaaattattttctgaaaCCATTTTATATTACAAGACTATTTTCTATCATACTGTACCGACCACAATAGCATAATTATGGGTGGAATTGGGGTGCAAGCCTTCTGCATAGGTCACCTGGTGCGTTTAAGGACAGCGTTTATAATGCAGTTCATCTAGAGACCCATAGAAACAAAATTTAGTCCTGGATGAAGTAGAATTAATCCAACATGGAAGAGGAACTACACCACAAGCTAAGACTTAATGGTGCAGGTAGTATTTGATTAGATACATAATAtatgcatatttaatgttcaataTTTGATGATTTGATATAAGAGGAacctttattaatttatttaatgtaatttgaaaaaaaggaaaaatgattggattttgtttgtgaatctgcAACACAATTTGAGAAGCTGATAAAAACAGATGAGTCAAGAGGTTTTTATGTTGCACATGCCAGTTTACTTAAATGGCTCAGATTGTTTAGGACGCTTGATGCAAATGTTTATAGGAATCTAATTCAaaaattggggggaaaaaacagttATTTGCTTATCGTGTTGTCTCAGTTGATGGAATACTAAAATCCTCAGAGAACAGCATTTGTCTTGTATTTCTTGTCCTTTCCAGaagtttttttctccatgattTTGCGAGGCAATTGATGAGTCTAATACACAGGATGGTCAGGGGTAAAATGTATTGTGATGATCTAATCCCAGATTTAGTATAGTCCATAAGCTTTTACGTTTGAAGCAAAGAACATTTCACACTTTATCTCCAAACAGGATTACATGATGTCATGTCATAATCCAGCAGCATGGTTCTTGTTATTTCCTGAGCCAATTCAAGAACTCCTAAATCATCCATCTGGCGTGTTTGATGCAAAGATTTTACCCTTTGGGAAGTGCTACATTATATACGTATAAGGCCGTATACTTCTCACATATGCCTGCATGTGAGATCTCAGAGCGCTGAAATAATTATAATCGTGAGATTTTAGTCCCTGGCTcacttttgaaagaaaaatggagACAATAGTGACGTAACCTCTTTTCAATTAACAACCGTGGGTTTTTTCCCCCTAGTTGTCTATGCTGTTAATACCCAGCACAGTTTTTAATGAATGTGAACAGAAAGGATTCCCAGGTGGCCCGCTGCTGTCGTGGAGTGATAATGAAAAGGGCGGGTACTTTGGTGTAATTTATCCCAGCACAGGTTCACCCCATCGCAAGACTCATACAGTGGAGAATCAGTGGAGGAGAAGTGAAGGGGGCTTCATTGCACACTTGGTCAGCGTCGAAAAATGAAGATATGGCTCTGATGGTGACTCTTTGAACCTGGAGATGAGAGGCGAACTTGCACTTCTAAAGGACTCTGAGAACAACACTGATAGGGAGAGATACATTGACATCACCTTTATGGTGGCAAATGGATTGATTCTGTTGATAACTTCTGTTGTGGGAATTGCAgcaaatatttttgttattctGGCAGTTTATCACCAAAAATCACTGCAAACCTCCATTAACGCCCTGGTGGTGAATCTCGCCGTTATAGACGCTCTGAGATGTGTGATCGACTGCCCCGTTCTCCTGACCATCGTCATGACCGTGTATCAACGAGGACATGTGGACGGGCTGATCTGCGACTCACAAGTggcctctttctctttctgctgCTGCATCCAGCTACTGACGCTGTCCTGTATAAGTGCGGAGAGGCACCAGGCAATTGCACAACCCTTCAAGACCACTCAGCGTCGACGAAGGATTACGGTCTTGATTCCTCTCACATGGACATTGGCATTTGTGGTGGCTGGTTTTTGTCTGGTGTTTCTGAAGAACTCGCCCGTTCACGTGAAATGCAAAGGATTGCAGATGGAAACATTCTCCTATGACACTTTTGGTATTCACATGCTGTTTCCACTTTGGGTGGCATGTTTTGTTATTATCATTGGATTCTATACAAGCATATTTGCTCTTGTGAAATCACACAATCGCAAAATATTTGACAAAGGCACTTTTCATCCTTCAAAAGCAGACAAAGCAGAGGATAAGCAGGAGATTGGAGAaaccacagctgtggaaaatggACATAAAAAACCAGAGCAAAATCAGACCTTGAGTAAAAGTGCTGCTCAGGTGGAATTAGTGACAAAAGCCGAACCAAATTCAACCAAGAAAGATTCTACAGCTGCTCTACTTCACTCAACAGAAGCCGTGGAATGTTTTTCTGTCGTTTCAAGGAGTAGCACAGAATCAAAAACTGTATTGAAGATAACCAACTTAGAAACAGACCAGCCTTGCCCTCCTGCATTGCAGATGGCAGTGCAGGGGAAGGAGAAACCTTTTGAGACAGAGCAGCCCGGTCCCAGTGTCAGGACAGTTGAAGCAAATCCATCAAATGGAGACACTGTTCCAAAAGCTAAGTGCTCGACCACAAAGGTGCAGGTATCCAGCGATTTTGCCACAGAGAAGCTTTACATAGAGGGAGCAAAAATCAACAAAGCACcatctgaaaagaaagaaagcccaCCGCGTGTTTGCACATCTTCGCAATTAGAAAAGCCAGAAACCACTTCTGTTTTCCTGATTGAACCAAAGCGAGCACAGAAAAACGACGGAGGAGGCTCGCTGCCTGTTGCTGCAGTCGATCCAGGTTCCTCATTACATCCAGTTTCAAACAATATTCCTGAGACAGAAGGTACTAAAATGAATGTGGAGGTGGAAGGAGCTGTTTGCATGATGCCTTCAAAAGCGAGGAAAGAAAGAGCAAGCAAGAAGAAAGAGAGTAAAATGGCTAAGCGTGCAGGATACATAATCTTAACATTCCTCTTATTCTGGTTGCCGCTGATCACAACCATTCTGGTGAATTTTGTCGTTCACAAAAACAAGATGCCACAGGTAAGATGTTGTGGAGGTAAGGATGTAACTTTACTCACAATTTGTGTGTTCTAAGGTGATAAGGTGTCCTATccaatgtatttaatttttcagaTACCAATCATCCAGGACATGGAGATTCTGTCAGTCTCTCTTGCCTGCATCACATCTCTAAGCAACCCAATAATATACGCCGCAGTGAACCCTCAGTTTTTTACAGAGTTttgtaagtttaaaaaaagggtACAAACCATATTCAATAAGAAATTATGACACATCTACTTCTTGCCACCTTTGAGCTGAACTGAGGGCCATATCCAAAATTTACCATCCAACTAAAATTAAGAAATTGGTGTAATTTGCAGGGTCATCGCTCAGTGTTCGAGCAAACTTAAGCCTTAAGTgtgaatatttatttgattataggATGGCTGTCATTTTATATGTCGCTGTATTGTTGTATTAGAGTATATGTTAGCTGACATCAATGCTGACAGAAGTGCCGCACGCTGTGAGAGGCAGCCTGGACAGATGCAATCAACTCAGCGGGAGGACGCCGCCGACATTCTGCCGAGCAATCACCGAGGCCTGCTCGTCTCCCCCGGGACCCTGCAGTCAGGACCCACCACCGGGCGGCTCATGTCCTCACATGTCCTCCAGCAGGACCTAATTATCAGCTCATTCCGTTATTAGTTATGCAATTTCAGCCATAAAGGAAAAAAGTTATGAAACCCATGTAAATGTGGtctaggttaaaaaaaagaaaaagaaaaaaagaagacatggGTCATTAAATGGATGTTACAGTAGAGCTACAGTATTTATTCTATCCACTGCACCAAAATGCACAATGTGTGAATATTCGTAGCTTTTCCTTAACTCTTATATACTTATGTAGTTCATGACAAGATTTGTATTTCATTAAAAGCAAAAGTGTTGCAGAATTTACATCATAACATACCAgtctcattttatttccttccaTCAGTCTCAATTTTACTGACAAACCTCCAACAAGAAGCAAAGACGTACtttttaataaaacagaattcTGCAATGACAGCATGCAAATCCTTAATTCAACcaggtaacagacagaaatAGTTTCCCAACAACTGTCAACTTAAAATGCAGTTGATAAAGATCTGAGATATTTACAATatgaaaaatgtacaaaatggcCTTTAAACACAGTGAAATCTACCAAGTCTCGCGTATGGATATATAATTTTAAGAGGAACTCAATGGACTCGATTTTCTGCACTCTTTCGAAAGGGTTTCCTGCTCAATACAATGTAAACATTAGGGATAGTATTAGGTAAGTGTTCAGGAGAACATTCACTTACATGTCTACCATGTGACCTAACTAATATGTACCCTGTTCTCGATATCAATTCATTAATGATGATGGATTCCACATAGATCCAGATCGTGATCAAATATGTAAGTTAACACAAAGTCTGTCATTTCAACTTTCACTTGCACATTTCACAAACATGTCAGAATGCGTAGTCTATTTTACTCATCAAGCGATGACACCAACCAGCTAATGAGTTGGTTCATGAATGTTCATAACAGCTATCCATTCCAGCAGATGCATGTTTTCTGAATTTACAAGAGTGAGGAGAATATTTGGAACCAGTAAATTGAGGAGTTTCAAAACCGGGCGGTGAGCGAAGGGAATGTTTCTAATGTGTAAGCAGACGGATTTATTATTCACAAAGATGATCCGTTGATGAATGTGTGTGCTTTATCTTCAGAGGCCTTCAAGAGTGACCTTTAAACATCTGCCTTTTCTCCTTTTAATCATTTGACAACAAATACGACTacattacattttcaaaaataaacttttttctcaGTATTTTTAGGCAACAACGATAACCACGCAATCCCAACTTTTCCTCGCTCTGCTGTGCTTAATGGAGCAAGTTCTGCTGGTTTACTTTTCTTTCCGAGGCAGCCGTCCATTCATAATTTAATACCATGCAGAGTTTGACATCAGATGAAATCACTACttcaaaaaaacccccaaacttCTGTTAATCTGATAATCCCTCTAGATTATGGCAGGTTGATGCTCGGTGGTCCCTCTCCTCAGCATCTGGTGCTTGCAGTTAGCTGATCAGATAGGCATGACATCTACAAGGCAGATACTCGGACAATGTTGCTCTGAGAgtatgtggtggtggtggtggagctgtGCCCGTCTGATGAGGTCACCACAGGGGCAGATAGGCTGACCATGGAGGGAGTGATGTAAGGATCGTCACATTTCAAGGGCACAGTCTCATCGAGTTTGGCATTCAGGCTGGAGCggctataaaagaaaaaaacaggatgaaAGAGGGTGAGAGGCCTGACCTTGTGTACGTATTACACAAAGGCTGAATTACAAGGACTTCTCTGAGGTCTTTCTGACATtctcatacaaaaaaaaagactttgagTAACCGTGCTTTTATTCAGTATAATTCAGTTTCAGTGTCTTTAGTTTCCAGTGCACACAATGAAAGGTTGAAACACTATACTTTATGTCTAAAGGAAGGTATCTTTAAGCTGTTCATCTTTTACAAAGATGTGAATGCATGTCTGTATGTATCTTTTAAATATACATGAAATTACGTATGACACAATACATCAGTGACATGATATATAACAGCATgctctttgacattttttacacTCGGCTAAGTACAGCTTATTTTGTATGGCATTTTTCAGAGAGAAATACAGCCCAAAGCAAGGACAGAGCCCCACCTCTGAAACCAGGAGactaaaacaaatgcaaaaatcaaaacCTTTAAATATAAGAAACAGTAAAAGTCGATAAAACACTTGtgttaaaaagcaaaaaatattaaaagaacaaaacaaatgttataTTTCTCCAAATTAATGGTCATGAATATCCTTTTAAAGACATTGAGAGAGCTCGCCGTTTTAATATCAAGTGGCAGTTTAGGAGCATAAAGAGAGGATGCACTCTCAAAGGTATTTTAATGGAACACATGaggaacatttaaaagaaaagctgaGGAGACCTCAGCGATGTGGATGCaacattaaagaaagaaagcctTTAACTTAGGGAGGAGAAGGGCCATTTAAATCTTTATAAACAACTAAAAGAACGTTGCAATAAATCCTACAAGAAGCAGGACGAAAGTATAGTTTCTTGGGCAGTGAGGTAACGCAATCCAATTTCCCTGTTTTAGTTAAGAGTCTGGCCACAGCATCCTGAACTCGATGTAATTCTGTTATTGACTTCTTTTAGGCACAACGGAATGAAAGGAGTATTTCAGCACTGCTTTGCGTTTCAATAAAAAGTCAATatttctaaaatttaaaaaaaaatgttttaatgacctttttaaaatgtgaaatgaaactTGAATGAGAGTTTAAAATTACTCAAGGTCGTGGTGCTCGATTCAGCCAGTTCACTAAGGCAACCAAAGTCTGAGTGCTGCTTGTCTCTTGCTGGAGTGGgttctatttaaaaaaactttttaaaaaattagtcaTACATTAATGtccgtcagacaggaagtgagagaaCGTCGTGCACGTTGTTCATTTGGTGAGGCGGAGTTGTGCAGTGTACCAGCAAAAAAATGGTAATTGACCTGGGGACGGTTAATGAAGTTTACAAGTGGCAGTGTATGTAATGAAAGCAAAGCCGGCCCGAGTATCACAAGCTTCTGATAAAAACACACTTAAATAAGACTAGAAACAAGCTAATACATAAGAACCCT
This region of Antennarius striatus isolate MH-2024 chromosome 4, ASM4005453v1, whole genome shotgun sequence genomic DNA includes:
- the LOC137593699 gene encoding dopamine D2-like receptor; translation: MRGELALLKDSENNTDRERYIDITFMVANGLILLITSVVGIAANIFVILAVYHQKSLQTSINALVVNLAVIDALRCVIDCPVLLTIVMTVYQRGHVDGLICDSQVASFSFCCCIQLLTLSCISAERHQAIAQPFKTTQRRRRITVLIPLTWTLAFVVAGFCLVFLKNSPVHVKCKGLQMETFSYDTFGIHMLFPLWVACFVIIIGFYTSIFALVKSHNRKIFDKGTFHPSKADKAEDKQEIGETTAVENGHKKPEQNQTLSKSAAQVELVTKAEPNSTKKDSTAALLHSTEAVECFSVVSRSSTESKTVLKITNLETDQPCPPALQMAVQGKEKPFETEQPGPSVRTVEANPSNGDTVPKAKCSTTKVQVSSDFATEKLYIEGAKINKAPSEKKESPPRVCTSSQLEKPETTSVFLIEPKRAQKNDGGGSLPVAAVDPGSSLHPVSNNIPETEGTKMNVEVEGAVCMMPSKARKERASKKKESKMAKRAGYIILTFLLFWLPLITTILVNFVVHKNKMPQIPIIQDMEILSVSLACITSLSNPIIYAAVNPQFFTEFCKFKKRVQTIFNKKL